The Gemmatimonadota bacterium genomic sequence CTATCCTTTCAGGCTGCGAAAACTTACATCGAAGTTTCGCTTCCCGATCAGCGTAGACTCTCGCGGAGGCAACGTTTCATGCCGATCGACAAGAACATCGTTATCCAGAAGTACCAGTTGCACGAGAACGACCGGGGGAGCGCCCCGGTACAAGTCGCGCTCCTGACCGCGCGCATCAACGACCTGACCGGCCATTTCCGCACGCACAACAAGGATCACCACAGCCGCCGCGGCCTGCTGAAGATGGTGGGCAAGCGCCGGCGCCTCCTCGAGTACCTGCGCCGTACCGACGTTGAACGGTACCGCGCGCTGATCGAGGACCTGGGCCTGCGGCACTAGGGTGCCAAGGGCCAACCCGAGCGAGCGCCGCAAAGGTGCGCCCGCTTCGGGCAGAGACGGGGCCGTCGGGCGTGCAGGCCGGGAGCGGGTGACCGTTCTCGGTCGGGCACGACCGGCCTGGGTCCCGTCGTCGCATAGGCAGTAAGCAATCAGCGGCGCGCCATGAGGGCGCCCCGCACGACGACAGGAAAGAGAATGCACAGAAGAAAAGAAACGACGTTCGCCGGACGGCCGCTCATTCTGGAGACGGGCAAGATGGCGAAGCAGGCGCATGGCTCCTGCTACATCCAGTACGGTGACACCGCGGTGCTGTGTACCGCCACCGCCCAGGACCGACCGACGCACCTGCCGTTCTTCCCCCTCACGGTGGAGTATCGCGAGAAGACCTACGCGGCGGGCAAGATCCCGGGCGGGTTCTTCAAGCGTGAGGGGCGGCCGGGCGAGAAGGAGATCCTTTCGGCGCGCCAGATAGACCGGCCCATCCGGCCGCTGTTTCCCAAGCAGTTCCGCAACGAGACGCAGGTGCACGTGCTCGTGCTCTCGGCGGATCAGGAGAACGACGCCGACGTGCTGGGGCTGCTGGGCGGCTCCATCGCGCTCAACATGTCCAAGATCCCCTTCGAGACGCCCGTGGCGGCGGTTCGCCTGGGCCGCATCGACGGCCAGTGGATCCTGAACCCCACCTTCCAGCAGCTCGAGTTCAGCGACGTGGAAGTGGTCGTAGTGGGCAGCGACGACGCGATCATGATGGTCGAGGGCGGCGCGCTGGAGGTGCCCGAGGATGAGATCGCCGAGGGGCTGCAGGCGGCGCACGCGGGCATCAAGGAGCTGATCGCGCTCCAGGAGGAGTTCATACACGGGCTGCGCCAGGAAACCATGGAGTGGACCCCGGTGGGCGCCAGCGAAGAGCTGGACGGCCGCGTGCGCGAGCTGGTGGGCAACAGGGTGGCCGACGCGCTCCAGATAGGCGACAAGGCCGAGCGCAGCGCGACGATCCGCGCCATCCGCGACGACGTAGGGGAGGCGCTCGCCGAGGAGTTCCCCGAGGACGGCCGCTACATCGGCGACGTGGTGCGCTCCATGGAGAAGGAGATCATGCGCGCCCGGGTGCTGGCCGACGGCACGCGCATCGACGGCCGCGGCCTGGACGACGTGCGCGACATCAGCGCCGAGGTCAAGCTGCTGCCGCGCGCGCACGGATCCTCGCTCTTCACGCGCGGGCAGACGCAGGCGCTGGGCGCGGTGACGCTGGGCACGCCGCGCGACGAGCAGCGCATCGACTCGATCGACGTGCAGCAGGAGATCACCAAGTCGTTCATGCTGCA encodes the following:
- the rpsO gene encoding 30S ribosomal protein S15; the encoded protein is MPIDKNIVIQKYQLHENDRGSAPVQVALLTARINDLTGHFRTHNKDHHSRRGLLKMVGKRRRLLEYLRRTDVERYRALIEDLGLRH
- a CDS encoding polyribonucleotide nucleotidyltransferase, which produces MHRRKETTFAGRPLILETGKMAKQAHGSCYIQYGDTAVLCTATAQDRPTHLPFFPLTVEYREKTYAAGKIPGGFFKREGRPGEKEILSARQIDRPIRPLFPKQFRNETQVHVLVLSADQENDADVLGLLGGSIALNMSKIPFETPVAAVRLGRIDGQWILNPTFQQLEFSDVEVVVVGSDDAIMMVEGGALEVPEDEIAEGLQAAHAGIKELIALQEEFIHGLRQETMEWTPVGASEELDGRVRELVGNRVADALQIGDKAERSATIRAIRDDVGEALAEEFPEDGRYIGDVVRSMEKEIMRARVLADGTRIDGRGLDDVRDISAEVKLLPRAHGSSLFTRGQTQALGAVTLGTPRDEQRIDSIDVQQEITKSFMLHYNFPPFSTGEAKPIRGTSRREVGHGILAERAIQPLLPAYEDFPYTIRIVSEVLESNGSSSMASVCAASLSLMDAGVPIKAACGGIAMGLVKEGDKVAVLTDILGVEDALGDMDFKVAGTREGVTSIQMDIKIEGLTLDIMKEALQRANRARLYILDEMEKAISTHRDELHEHAPRIITVKINPEKIGDLIGPKGKTIRSIQEQTGAELNVEDDGTVTISSPGGVGGERAREMVSAITQEPEVGLIYEGVVKNTTAFGAFVEIIPGTEGLCHISELQEGRTERTEDVLKSGDITKVKLLAIDEKGRLRLSRKAALAEAGAEAPLAEAPSA